From one Mytilus trossulus isolate FHL-02 chromosome 10, PNRI_Mtr1.1.1.hap1, whole genome shotgun sequence genomic stretch:
- the LOC134687397 gene encoding protein henna-like yields the protein MDSAEEPTSAAQIGNIEAVRFTTQFDNLIPALTILKKHDVKLSHVESRQSKEFKDCHDFMVVPTTQMNGLQTAIDELKKLGKCVTIVGEDIWIPKHVSDLDRYVDKVLSAGEDLEADHPGFTDAVYRKRRKYFADIALNYKHGESIPRVKYTEDEVKTWNAIYTRLTALYPKHACKEFLEAFPLLQQKCGYSADNIPQLEDISNFLRDRSGFSLRPVAGLLSSRDFLAGLAFRVFHATQYIRHGSKPLYTPEPDVCHELLGHVPMFADPDFAQFSQELGLASLGASEEDVKKLATLYWFTIEFGLCREGKDVKAYGAGILSSFGEIEYCQTDEPERRNFEPEKAAIQEYPITRFQPIYYVADSFKSAKDKMKDYASKIPRSFNVRYNPFTKRIDVIDGTKGVVTLVKELQGEVTMLQDTLTKIGSFRE from the exons ATGGACTCTGCAGAG gAACCAACGAGTGCGGCCCAAATAGGCAACATCGAAGCTGTGAGGTTTACCACTCAGTTCGATAATTTAATTCCAGCACttacaatattaaag aaacATGATGTTAAGTTATCTCATGTCGAATCTCGTCAATCAAAAGAGTTCAAAGATTGTCATGACTTCATGGTGGTACCAACAACACAAATGAATGGTTTACAAACGGCTATTGACGAGTTGAAGAAATTAGGCAAATGTGTCACCATAGTTGGCGAAG ACATATGGATCCCAAAACACGTTTCAGATCTTGACAGATATGTAGATAAAGTTTTAAGCGCCGGAGAGGATCTAGAAGCAGACCATCCT GGATTTACCGATGCAGTATACCGGAAGAGAAGGAAATACTTTGCAGACATAGCTTTGAACTACAAACA TGGAGAATCTATTCCACGTGTAAAGTATACGGAGGATGAAGTAAAAACATG GAACGCAATCTATACAAGATTAACAGCATTATATCCAAAACATGCTTGTAAGGAGTTCCTGGAAGCATTTCCACTTCTACAACAGAAATGTGGATATAGTGCTGATAACATTCCACAACTGGAAGATATATCAAACTTTCTGAGAG ATCGTTCCGGATTCTCACTACGACCAGTAGCTGGTTTGCTATCATCACGAGATTTTCTGGCAGGGTTAGCTTTTCGTGTCTTTCATGCAACTCAGTATATAAGACATGGTTCGAAACCACTCTATACACCCGAACC AGATGTCTGCCATGAGTTACTAGGTCACGTGCCCATGTTTGCAGATCCTGATTTTGCACAGTTTTCACAAGAATTAGGATTAGCCAGTTTGGGAGCTTCAGAAGAGGATGTTAAAAAGCTTGCAACG CTGTACTGGTTTACCATAGAGTTTGGACTCTGTCGTGAAGGAAAAGATGTGAAAGCGTATGGTGCTGGAATTCTGTCTTCATTTGGAGAAATAGAG TACTGTCAGACAGATGAACCGGAGAGACGCAATTTTGAACCAGAAAAGGCAGCTATTCAAGAATATCCTATCACTAGGTTTCAACCAATTTACTATGTTGCTGATTCGTTTAAGTCTGCTAAAGATAAAATGAA agattatGCATCTAAGATTCCACGCTCATTTAATGTGCGTTACAACCCTTTCACCAAAAGAATAGATGTCATCGATGGTACAAAAGGAGTGGTTACTCTAGTCAAAGAATTACAAG gtgAAGTCACTATGCTTCAGGATACACTTACAAAGATTGGAAGTTTTAGAGAGTAA